A genomic segment from uncultured Desulfuromonas sp. encodes:
- a CDS encoding SpoIIE family protein phosphatase: protein MMSVQFLGSITLTYFLLLFGIGFLADNLRRRGKSFVTNATVYSLSLAVYCTSWTYYGSVGRAATSGLDFLTIYLGPTLICFTWWFLLRKIILITKEQNIVSIADFIASRYGKSTYLGGIVTIFAVLGIVPYIALQLKAISQTFNMLCGSDSNLTTAFDLQYPNLPLDTAFLAAIFLATFCILFGAMKLNSTERHEGLMAAVALESIIKLSAFLAVGLFVTYGMFDGFSDLFQRFLGEFPEKAQLLLISTESNNSGRWFSMTVMSMMAVMFLPRQFHAMVIENSDHEHIRKAMWAFPTYMFLLNLFVLPIAVAGIITFSGDTTMADYYVLSLPLLEHQKLLAIFVFIGGFSAAGGMVMLESVASATMILNNLIMPIILRFNLKTADISGLLLNIKRVAIVSVIFLGYFYYRTLGETEALVNIGLISFMAATQFAPSLLGGIYWERATQKGAAAGLLSGFIIWFYTLLVPTFVDVGWLSTDILTHGPFGIEWLRPTALFYLNTLDIWSHALFWTLFFNIGLFLAISILTFPSSVEATQAMRFVRVSTWRDIPQKRTRISKAPTIMEFVDLMTKFIGEKQANMAIANYLGDREIDEKGSLSEYEIPNLKRFTEKTLAGSVGTAAARIIIDNYLSARGSKMEDVFNIFGTVSLSRDASREQLSVLYEAANMIASGADLDTIFNNILELLYHQFRFDLCAIRLYDEESNLLKVRCFKGIDSEFLSQADREINEETCIGSTYINNRVILANDSDCTDKPASMEIIRREGIKSFAHAPITIEGQPIGVLSSYSRYAKGIYTDEFIELYKNLAAQIGIAWRNARQTAQLIEVSEQEKELKIAEAIQLSLLPDKMPDCQGMDIAGICVPAKQIGGDYFDFIEKDKLLDIIIADVSGHNIGAALLMAEVRTFIQAQARQLSTPPDVLHVLNRFMYEDLTNAELFITMFYLQYDALRGRVAYANAGHNPPLLLHNTTGTFEELDGEGMILGITPEIDFEEKRAYFQPGDILVLYTDGIIETENSSQQMYGMERLKAAITDNSALSAQEIIDNTMNDARMFQGRRHFNDDVTMIVLKINH from the coding sequence ATGATGTCTGTGCAATTTCTCGGCAGTATTACACTGACCTATTTTTTGCTCCTGTTCGGTATCGGCTTTCTCGCTGACAATCTGCGTCGGCGGGGAAAAAGTTTCGTCACCAACGCCACAGTCTATTCCCTGTCTCTGGCCGTTTATTGCACGTCATGGACCTATTATGGTAGTGTTGGCCGGGCCGCAACCAGCGGCCTGGATTTTCTCACCATCTATCTCGGCCCCACCCTGATCTGTTTCACATGGTGGTTTTTACTACGCAAAATCATCCTGATCACCAAAGAGCAAAACATCGTCAGCATTGCCGACTTCATTGCCAGCCGCTACGGAAAGTCGACCTATCTTGGTGGGATCGTGACGATTTTTGCGGTGCTTGGCATCGTGCCTTACATTGCACTCCAGCTGAAAGCCATCTCACAGACCTTTAACATGCTATGCGGTTCTGACAGCAACCTGACCACCGCTTTTGATTTGCAATATCCGAATCTCCCGCTGGATACCGCGTTTCTTGCCGCTATTTTCCTGGCAACATTCTGCATTCTTTTTGGAGCCATGAAGCTCAACAGTACGGAACGCCATGAGGGATTGATGGCCGCAGTCGCTCTTGAATCAATTATCAAATTGAGCGCTTTTTTGGCAGTCGGATTGTTTGTCACCTATGGCATGTTTGATGGTTTTTCTGATCTGTTTCAGCGTTTTCTCGGAGAATTTCCAGAAAAAGCACAGCTGCTTCTGATCTCGACAGAGAGCAACAACAGTGGCCGCTGGTTTTCCATGACGGTCATGTCCATGATGGCGGTCATGTTTCTACCTCGTCAGTTTCATGCCATGGTGATTGAAAACTCCGATCACGAACATATCCGCAAAGCCATGTGGGCATTTCCGACCTATATGTTTTTGCTCAATCTGTTTGTCTTGCCGATAGCTGTGGCTGGGATCATCACTTTCAGTGGCGATACGACGATGGCCGATTATTACGTGTTGAGCCTGCCCCTGCTGGAACATCAAAAACTTCTGGCGATCTTTGTCTTTATTGGCGGATTTTCAGCGGCTGGTGGGATGGTGATGCTGGAATCCGTCGCTTCGGCTACAATGATTCTCAATAACCTGATCATGCCGATCATCTTGCGTTTCAACCTGAAAACAGCTGATATTTCAGGCCTGCTGCTCAACATTAAGCGGGTGGCCATTGTTTCAGTCATTTTCCTGGGTTATTTTTATTATCGCACGCTGGGAGAAACGGAAGCTCTGGTCAATATCGGTCTGATCTCTTTTATGGCAGCCACACAGTTTGCCCCTTCTCTGCTCGGCGGGATTTACTGGGAGCGCGCCACACAAAAAGGTGCAGCGGCAGGCCTCCTCAGTGGTTTTATTATCTGGTTCTATACGTTGCTGGTTCCGACATTCGTCGATGTCGGCTGGCTGTCAACAGACATTCTGACTCACGGCCCTTTTGGGATTGAATGGCTTCGACCAACGGCATTATTTTACCTGAACACGCTTGACATCTGGTCTCATGCCCTGTTCTGGACCCTGTTTTTCAATATCGGGTTATTCCTTGCCATTTCCATCCTGACATTTCCATCCTCAGTGGAAGCCACTCAGGCCATGCGTTTTGTTCGTGTTTCCACCTGGCGAGACATCCCACAAAAACGAACACGGATCAGTAAAGCACCGACCATCATGGAGTTTGTCGATCTGATGACCAAATTTATTGGTGAAAAACAGGCCAATATGGCCATTGCCAATTATCTTGGTGACCGTGAAATAGACGAAAAGGGCAGCCTGTCTGAATACGAAATTCCCAACCTCAAACGCTTTACCGAAAAAACCCTTGCCGGATCTGTCGGGACGGCTGCGGCACGAATTATCATCGACAATTATCTGTCGGCACGTGGTAGCAAAATGGAAGACGTTTTCAATATTTTCGGCACCGTCAGTCTCAGCCGTGACGCCAGCCGTGAACAGCTGAGCGTCCTCTACGAGGCCGCCAATATGATTGCCAGCGGTGCCGACCTCGATACGATCTTCAACAACATTCTGGAACTTCTGTATCACCAGTTCCGCTTTGACCTGTGTGCCATCCGTCTTTACGATGAGGAGAGCAACCTTCTCAAAGTGCGATGCTTCAAAGGTATAGACAGCGAATTCCTGTCTCAGGCGGACAGAGAGATCAATGAAGAGACCTGCATCGGCTCCACGTACATCAATAACCGGGTGATTTTGGCCAATGATTCGGACTGTACGGACAAACCGGCGTCCATGGAGATCATCCGACGAGAAGGGATCAAATCGTTTGCCCACGCTCCAATCACCATTGAAGGGCAGCCGATTGGCGTGTTGTCTTCGTATTCGCGCTATGCCAAGGGGATATACACCGATGAGTTCATCGAGCTCTACAAAAATCTGGCAGCCCAAATCGGCATTGCTTGGAGAAATGCCCGTCAGACCGCTCAACTGATCGAAGTCAGTGAACAGGAAAAAGAGCTCAAAATTGCTGAAGCCATTCAACTAAGCCTGCTGCCGGACAAGATGCCTGACTGCCAGGGAATGGACATTGCGGGCATTTGTGTCCCGGCAAAACAAATCGGCGGTGACTATTTCGATTTTATTGAGAAAGACAAGTTACTCGACATTATCATTGCAGATGTTTCCGGTCACAACATTGGTGCCGCGTTGTTGATGGCAGAAGTACGCACCTTTATTCAGGCGCAGGCCCGCCAGCTCAGTACACCACCGGATGTTTTACACGTTCTCAACCGGTTCATGTATGAGGATTTGACCAATGCTGAACTTTTTATCACCATGTTCTACCTGCAATACGACGCACTCAGAGGCCGAGTTGCCTATGCGAATGCCGGGCACAACCCGCCACTGTTGCTCCATAATACGACTGGAACATTTGAAGAGCTTGATGGTGAAGGAATGATTCTCGGCATCACGCCTGAGATCGACTTTGAAGAAAAACGTGCTTATTTTCAGCCAGGGGATATCCTCGTCCTCTACACCGATGGTATTATTGAAACAGAAAACAGCAGTCAACAAATGTATGGTATGGAACGCCTTAAAGCGGCCATCACGGACAACAGTGCTCTTTCAGCCCAAGAGATTATCGACAACACCATGAATGATGCCCGCATGTTTCAGGGGCGCCGCCATTTCAATGATGATGTCACCATGATTGTTTTGAAAATTAATCATTAG